From Antechinus flavipes isolate AdamAnt ecotype Samford, QLD, Australia chromosome 1, AdamAnt_v2, whole genome shotgun sequence:
gaagaaaggggcatctgttaagtgcttactatgtacactgtgccaagtgctttacaaatattgttatttgatcctcataacaatcctacaaagtaggtaatattattatctccattttaccagtagggaaactgaggcaaatggaggaacacagctaataagagtccaagtcaggatttgaattcagacctttcTTACCCCAAgctctgtgctctatccattgagatCTTTAATTTCCTCAGCTAAATTTTTACCATTTCAAGTACTTCCCATACTCTAAGGTCCTATATGGATATCTCATCATGTAGAACTTTTGACTTCTGGAGAGTCCTACCAAGATGTAAAGGATTTAAGTGGGAGCCTATCTTCAACCTACCTCACACTGGTCTGTTGATGGGATGATGAGGTTTTTTTGGCCACAGCCCTAAGAAACTATCTACTAAATTATAGTGGGAGGACTCCCACTGGTGAAATCATACATTCTTAAAGCAGAAGTAGTTGTGACATCTCCATAACACTGCAAGTTTCTCTAGGTAGGGATGGTACTATAGACTTCTTTTGCATCCCCTAAAGATAGTGTTCATTTGATAAAATGAGTAGAAATCTgaatttagagtcaagaagatatgTTTGAATTCTTCCTCAGATATTTCTATCTGGGCTAtgcacttaacctctctcagatTCAGTATCCTGATCTGTAAATGGGGGATAATTCACCAGTCTCAaagggttattttgaggatctTTAAAgagctgtataaatgctagcaattagTAGTAGTGCAGCTTGCTATtgatgttttttcccccttttttcttcaatATCCTTTGTAGTTTCCCTGAACATGGGGCTCAATCTTTGGGAGTCAGCCATAATGAATTGCTTGTCCAATATTTCCCTATAGGGATAGTTTGAGGAGGATTCTATAATGGACAGCATTAAAGACTTAACTTTCATCTGGGAACTAGGTCATATTCATAGGATTTGCTGATTCAAAGGGTGGTTCCTGGATAAAAATACTAGATTTATTTTCTGCtgcataattataaaaaaaaattgcaagctaATTTGTagtacattttttctttaaattcaaaatttgaattcTCAAGTGTATgatataaaatcattaaaatggaATGTAAATAGTTGAGGGACCCTTAAGTcatccaatcttttcattttagagatgaataaaCTAAGACTCAAAGTAGttgatttgtccatgatcatgTAGCCAGTTAGTGGCAATATGGGGGTAAAACTCTTGTCTTCATTTTTCAGGTcattgggggaaggggtgagctCTGGCACTCTGTAGCTGTTTCCTTTTCCCTTGGAGGAAATATAGAGAtggaatgaaaatagaaataaaggagTTTACTTCAAATTGCTTAAAGGAAAAGATTCTGAGATCATATGACAGATGTTGACAGTCTCTATCATACCCCTATCCCCAGCTTGCTACTCAGAGACTTCAGGAGTTTCCCCTTTGATGATGAGATCCAGGACACTCTTGATTGAACAGAATTATCTCTCTCCCAATGAGAGAACTTCTTCACTCTGTATTGTCTAGTAGATATTATTTTGTGaataccttctctgatttctgttttgctatgatTTAGACAAATGGGTTTTCTTGGTTTAAAAATGGaagagcagagagacagacagacagagtgacagagagagagacagaaacagagagagagaaagagacagacagagatagagacagacagagacagagacagagacagagtgacagagaaacagagacagagacagagacagagacacacacacacacagacacagagagacagagacagagacagtgacagagaaacagagacagagacacacacacatacacacacaaaaagagacagaaagagaaagacagagagagagagagagagagagagagagagagagagagagagagagagagagagagagagagaaggagggagggaaggaaaggagagacagacacggagaggaaagaaaagggatctATAACAAGAGACATTTTCTGAAAACCGGAATATATAATAGGTCTATTACTAGAGGAGAAACCTTCCCCCCAACTAGCCACTACATATATATTATccgttacatatacatatagataaacatatatagaataaagagaaagaaattaggaaggaaagaaaaaaaaaaggaagggaaggaggaagggaaggaagaagagagaatgaaaagaaggcaagaaggaagataggaaaataGGTCATATGTCTATAACCCCCAAAGCTCACCACTCCCATCCTGCTAGCAAGAGCGTATTACATTTAGGGATTATATCCTGGATgtgtttttaatttctctctacCCTCCACTTTCATTTTGGCTGTTTGTTTATCAACAATTCCGCTCGTGCAGTAACTGCCCTGGGCCAAAGCTTGCACAGAGTGCGCCTGCCCCAGCAAGTCCTTTTTCATGTTTCCAAATCTTGGGTTTCTGGTATTTTCAGTACCTGGTTGCAAAGAACCAAGTTTCTGGCCCAGTTTTGCTGGACTGCCAGGTCCGCTCCGGCCTCGTGTAGCTTTAAGGAGGCGGCCCCGGGGGAGGGGGCCGACCCCGCCCTCTCTTGCTCGACTCCCAGACATAGGCATTTCCTCCCCACTCGCTGGCTCGGCCTCTTCTCTCCTCGGAAGAGGAAACTTCTCGGCCCAAGTAACGGGATCGGGGAAAGCCAGGGCCTGAGCCTCGGGAGTCCTGTTCCAGCGGTGCCAGAGTTGGGACGCGGACCGACCGACCCGACAACTCGCAGATTTGAGCTTTGGCAGGGACGCGAAGGGGAGAGCCTCCGAATTTGGCAGGGCACTGAACTGAAAGAAGCGCGGACCAGGAGAGGGTAAGACTACAACGAACGGGTTAGGGGCCGGGACAGCGGCTGGCTGGAGGGACTACGCCTGGACCCAGAGCCACGAGAAAAACCGAGTTGGGAACAGCCCTGAGCTAGAGACGGGACGAAAGCGGCGGAGAGGCCCGGACCCGAGGCTTGCGCTGGAGGGCGGGGTGGGGCAGAGCCGGAACCTAAGCTGGAAAGAGAACTTGAGCTGGGAGAAGGGACCGAAGAGAGCCCGGGAGCCAGAGAAGGTGCGGGAGCCGGAATTGATCGAGAAGGGGAGGCTAGCCTTCCAAGGACCAGATAAGAGCTAAGCCGGCTCCAAGGAGGGAGACGGAGGCAGGACAGGACTCAAACTACCGCCTGTATGCGGGGGCGGAAAAGGGGGCGCCACCGTCGCCGCGGAGGACCAGACCATGGGCTGACCACCACCGTACGTCGCCCTCGGCGCCCAGCATGTCGGTGCACTACACCCTTAATCTGCGGGTCTTTTGGCCACTGGTGACCGGCTTCTGCACCGCCCTGGTCTGCCTTTACCATGTCCTGAGCGGAAGAGGCGGCTCTACCGCGCCCCAGGACGGCGAGGATGCCGGCTTCCCGCTGCTCAAAGCCATTCTCTTGCTGTTCTTGGGCTACCTCCTTCTGCGTTTTCGCCACGCTGCCCGCCAGCGCTTCCTGCCTCGAGCTCCCCACCAGGGGCTCACTCCCTCCTCTTCGAGACTTTTCCATGAGCCAGGCCTGGGTGTTTTATTGGAAAGCTACTATGAGCACGAAGTTCGCCTGTCCCCTCATGTGCTGGGTCACAGCAAAGCGCACGTGAGCCGCATCGTAGGCGAACTGGTCCGTGCCGGCCGGGCCAGGGGAGCTCCAGGTCCTTCCCCCGGAGGAGCGCTAGCTCTGGCCTTTCGGGGGGACTTCGTCCAGGTAGGCAGTGCCTACGAGCAGCACAAGATCCGCCGGCCTGATGGCTTTGATGTGCTGGTCCCCTTGCGCCTCCCCCCTCTGGTGGCGCTGGAGCCTCGGGGCTTGGGATCGGAGCCCGAGTTGCCTGTGGCGCTTCGTGGCTGCTTCGTGTGCGCTCTTAAGGCCCCACCGCCGTCGCCTTCTGGTGGGGCTGGAAACCAGTGGCACCGGGACTCCAAACCCTTCTCCGACGGCTTCTGTGTAGATTTGCGCGGCCGGCGCCACCTCTCTGCGGCGCTGGTGTCGCGTTGGTTTCAGGCGCACTTGCAACGATGTCTCGCCACGGTGCGGTACAGCTTGGAAGAGCGCTGCAGAGTCAGCTTATCCCCGGGGGGCCTCGACCAGCCTCCTACGTTGCACATTCTACCTTGTCGCACCGACTACGGTTGCTGCCGGCTCTCAATGGCTGTGCGCCTTATCCCTGCTGTACATCTGGGCGATGGAGTGTTCCTAGTGGCACCACCGTTGCCTCCTCCAGGGCTCCTGTCGGACCTCCCAGGAGGGTTGAAGGCCGAATCGCTGTGGGGATTGAACACGGCCCGCCAGGAGCAACGCCTCCTGGGCTGGCTGCAAGAACGAGCCCCACCGGGGTCCTGTCACCTTAAATGCTTGCAGTTGCTAAAGGCACTGAGAGATCTGGGCGCCCGAGGGCTGGACCCTGTGGCTTCCTCACAGTGGGGGCGCATCCTTTCGTCTTACACGCTTAAGACCGCGCTTCTGACGCTGCTGCTGCGAGGGGATTCTCTGCATAGTTGGGAAGAGGTCTGTCTGAGAGAGCGGCTGGAGGAGCTGGTGCTCTACCTGCGGGACTGCTTGCTCCGCCGCCGTCCGCTTTTTCACTGTCTTCTGGGCCCCGAAGGAGCAGTCGCACTCACCACTGAGATCGGCCCGCTGCCCAAAGTATTGCGCGAAGCTGCCCCTGTCGACCTCCTGGCCTCTTACGACGGGCGCGCCCGGGAGTTCGTGGCAGCGCGACTGGTGTCCACGTGGCGCCGGCTGCCCCAGCTTCTCCGAGTTTATGGGGGACCCCGCTACCTTTCCAGATGCCCCCAGCCTCGGAGCCAGCGAGTCCAAGGTTTCCCGGAGCATGATCCCTAAAACTGGGAAAGAGCCTTCACCTGACCACTAATTTCGTGAAGTGATTCCGAAGGATAGTTGCTAGCTTAGTACGGCCCCTCTCTCAGTGCCATGGGGGAGGTGAGGGTCggaaaatgaacaaatgatgCTTTTGGTTCATGGGGTTGGAGGGTGCGGGTCCAGTTAAAACGGTTGAGTCGCCAGAATGAATGACTCATCATTACGACACCAGTGGTGCAGAGGAGGTCCCTTTATTTTTGGAGGGCCCTCCTCATCTCCGGGCAGAGTTTGGTCCAAGCTTTCTTTACATTATAGATGTTAGAGATATATACATTGCTGCCACTACCTTAGGAACAAAAAAAGCACAGTTTAAATGATGATTCCTTTTTAAATAGTCTATGGGAACCCGGGAAATTGGGAGAGTATGGTCGAAAGGGGAGTTGGGGAAGGTAGGGCACGTTTTTTATCCTAGGCCCATAGCATGTGTTCACTTGCCTTACAAAAATCAATCTAGATCTTAAACCACAGCTGGAAGAGGAGGGGATAATGTACTGTGTAACTTATAGATTCTACAAATTAGTATTAATGTGCTCTATGAGCAGTGCAATTAAGAACATGTTTGACAAGATTTCAAAGCATTCTATTGCACAGCATGCCAAAGGGTGATGGAgaatttgttaggaaaaaaaaagccttttaaagAGAATAGCACTTTATTTTGATAAATGCCTTAATTTTATAGTGATTGTTATTACCAACTGTTGCATTTTGCAGACCAATTATACAGCAATATAAATTAGTTGGCATCTTTACTTAAGATTCCTGAAGAAGCCAAGGAATGAAAAATGCTGGTTAGTGCAAAGGACCATGGGTAACAACAAATGTTTTTCAGTAACACTGATGAGATCATAAAACTTATCAGTGCCTAGATTATTTAGGCCTTCCCTTTGGCTTATTATGCCAAATTTTTGCTACTTGATACAAGGTAATCTTTTCTTCAGCCACCCTCCACCCATTTTAAAATGCCTTACTGAAAACCCAGGGTACATTCATGTTGGAATGATCTTTGTTTCGTTGCACAGCCACCACTCAAGCTGAACTTAGAGCCTGAAGGGACCCTGAAGGAAGCTATGCCAGTTATTTTAATACTGTGTATTCTCAGAGACTGCCAAACTTCCATAAAATAGCTGCATTTTCACATAGTACAATACCTTGGGAATAGGTTTGCAGGTTCATTAAGGATGGTTATTCCTTGGGTAGCAAAGGGAAAATGCAAAAAATACAGAGCAAAGGAAATGATAACCTTTGTTAACTGCCCCCCTCTCCTCTAGGCATAAATCATAACTAAGGAAACCCAACATAGCATTGaagttctatttcttttgctataatcttttctgaaatcttttcttAGGAGCTTCTGAATTTCTGTTTTTGACTGAGGTGCAAGTCACATTTTTAACCACTTTCCCTGGTCAGTTGTCTCACTGATTGGAATGACAGGGTTTTGGATTTGATCTATACTGTGTGTGTTTAAAATAAATGGATATATCTCAAGAATTCAGTCTTTAAAATGTAAAGTACTAACTGTCCAGAATAAGACCATTGATGAGTGCTTGGACAGTCTTGAGGAAGTTCCTCAAAATTTGCTGCTTTGGGAGGTTCCTCTCTCAAGTTTCTGAATGAATAATTTATAAGCAATAACCTCACATGAGAACTTCTCAGACTGGACTGCACTGAACACTGGCTTCCTTTGAAACATAGGATAAATCATTAGGGAAACGATTGGAAATGTGTCTTGGAGGAattagtttgttgttttttttttggtagataacTCAGTTTATAGTTTCTATCCAAAAGCCATTccagcttcttcttcttcttcttcttctttttttttttttttttaatatcagtgtTAATCATTAGGTACTGAATTTGCCAAAACAATCTGTCTGACAGGTGACATAAAGGAATCTAAACTTTGCCATTAAGATAAACTTTTAAATAGATACTAAGGTTATTCTTTATCtgggtatatatataaatttcatgtaatcaaccTAAAGAGCATTCTTATTAGCTAGTAAAGGAACTGGGACAATTGAAAATAGTTGACctcaaaatatttccattttagtttaGGAcgaattttttaatctttagaaTGGGAAGATAGAAGAAGTTGAGCAACTATAAAACTTAAGAAAGTTAATTTATCACATTTTCTAACTGTGGTGATGGgttctttattaaaaatgttatttaaaaatataaatttgataatGTGCTGCTGCTGCAGCTTTATTTTCAGGTATCCTATCTAAAGCCATGACTATTCTCaaggttttattattatctttattatttttttaaattaatggggCATTGTATTTGTGTTTTCTAAACATAAATGTCTTATTTATATGCCATGCTGAGCAATTtttcattgtacatggtaaccaAAGCTTAAAGATTTAGATCAATTTTGGTCAATGCTTAGTAGCCCAAAACATGTACTATGTACACTTGAAATAATATGGCATATAACAAGGGATGGTGGTTGCCTAGGGcacttaagtttattttttactttattatagcACTATTCCCTTAATTGAGCTGAACTATATGGTGGATCACTCCAGTGGGTagttctctctcatatatatttttaatttacactTTTTTTGGTACTGGAGATAAGATACGTGGCAATTTCTAatgagtttgttttatttttctgctgGTACCACAGTAGTTATATGAGTTGCTGGTGCCAGGAGAAAATTGGAGGAAGATAGGAATCATTGCAGCTTGAGGCACCCAAAGGTAACTTCCACTAACCCCTATGGGAACTGTACTGGATTCTTCTGAGGAGGATAGAATTAAGTTTTTGAAAACTCAAgcctgagaaaagaaaaatgagaaagggaaacaaAGAATGTTGGAAGGACTAGGAAAGTGAATCAAAAATGGCAAAGTAAGCAATCTGAAGAGTGAAAACTTGTGATGATAGGTAATAGAGAATGGGGTAGGAGGAATTCATTTTAACTCTGTATTATGTTAAATGGTCTGCTCTTCAAATATATATGACTTGGTGTTTTTGGTTATAGATTGTAATTTTGTTATCTATATTGGGGGTGCAATATTCCAAGTATTAGATATTATCTTATCTAAGCTTTATTGTAAAGTTAAGCCAGCAGAATGATAAAACTATAGGTAGGACTTTTTACATACAGTTTGCCTAATGTGACTATAGAGAGTTGAGTTGTTAGGACAGCAATTGGATTCTTTAGCAGAGGAAATATGAATAAATTCATAGCACTTCCCTGGGACAGTGGTCTTAGACTTTTCTGCCATATTGGATTTGACCATCCAGATTGCACATATTTTCTGGTGGTGTCTTAAGTACCACCTTGGGAATAAGCCAGATTCCACCTTTTGTCTCACTTTACCATGTCTTAATTTCAGTCTTGAACTTCCTCCTCTCATGGGTATATTAACTTTTTCAGGCTACTAGATTAGCCTCTAATAAAGCAGGACTTTATCCATTGGCATCCCTAGCAGCCTGAAAAAGTTAGTCTACCTCCAAGTGCCACTTTGCAAAATTGGATCGAAATTTGTCTCTTAGTAAGATATGACCTCAAAGTTCTGGTTTTCTCCCTTATCTCAAGAGCAAGtgcctctgtgactttgggcctGTCTGCTTCAGCATCCCCATCTGTAAACTGAACCTCATGAGAGGTTTGTGAGGAATAGCATAGCTAATGCTGGTTTACAATGtacattgaaaaggaaaaaaaaaaaaccctcagtattatcatcattattgttattttttaaagcatatctATGACTTCTTAGACACTACTGTTTTGTAAtttcatatgtacatatttttatgcctatatttttgaaaggtATAAAATACTCATAAGGGTAGGTTATAATGATCCTATTAGCCATGGATGTAGGAGTGGGAGGGACTggagaagaataaaattatagatatatCAAGTTATATAAATGTACAACTAAGtcatatacatatttctttcccATTATCAGAAGATAATATGTGATCTTAAGCAAACTTGACATATTTTGATTAGCAACACtattaagtgcctagtatatTCAGAACacctggggagagagaaaaatatatgacAGTTGTTGTCCTCCTGAATCTAATGTGCCTTAATTCAGTCATC
This genomic window contains:
- the ITPRIPL2 gene encoding inositol 1,4,5-trisphosphate receptor-interacting protein-like 2; the encoded protein is MSVHYTLNLRVFWPLVTGFCTALVCLYHVLSGRGGSTAPQDGEDAGFPLLKAILLLFLGYLLLRFRHAARQRFLPRAPHQGLTPSSSRLFHEPGLGVLLESYYEHEVRLSPHVLGHSKAHVSRIVGELVRAGRARGAPGPSPGGALALAFRGDFVQVGSAYEQHKIRRPDGFDVLVPLRLPPLVALEPRGLGSEPELPVALRGCFVCALKAPPPSPSGGAGNQWHRDSKPFSDGFCVDLRGRRHLSAALVSRWFQAHLQRCLATVRYSLEERCRVSLSPGGLDQPPTLHILPCRTDYGCCRLSMAVRLIPAVHLGDGVFLVAPPLPPPGLLSDLPGGLKAESLWGLNTARQEQRLLGWLQERAPPGSCHLKCLQLLKALRDLGARGLDPVASSQWGRILSSYTLKTALLTLLLRGDSLHSWEEVCLRERLEELVLYLRDCLLRRRPLFHCLLGPEGAVALTTEIGPLPKVLREAAPVDLLASYDGRAREFVAARLVSTWRRLPQLLRVYGGPRYLSRCPQPRSQRVQGFPEHDP